GCCCTCATCAGAGCCAGTAATATATTCTTGGACCTCCAGAtcttgagctaaataaacctcttttctttacaaactACCCAGCCTCGGGCATCTTATGGCAGCAACATAAAACTGACCAATACATACCACCCCAGGATCTAGGAGGGGTGCAGAGTGATCAGTTGCAGCTGGGGGAGAGCCCTTTATGGATGAAttctgggggaggggggagaatgCTAGGAAATGGGAAGGTGAGAAGCTGGCCCAATCCCAGCTCCCTCTGAGGCAGGCTGATACCTGGAAATGCCAATTACTCATTTGTAAGGCTGCCATCAAAGAGGTGGGGGGCATGGTGGCCCTTGCCTCTGCACAGTGCACCCCCTTGGCCGCAGCCCGCCCTGCCCTTATCTCCACCTCCATGCTGCCCTCTCTAGCCCTGTGCCTATCTGTCCTGGATCATGTAACAGTCTGTCCCATCATCCCCCAAGTGAGAAAAGCCCAGCCCTCTGGCTGCTGCTCTGGCACATCTGGGACCTCGTCAGGGTGACTCTGGCCGTACCTGGATGTCCCGAGCCCTCTCGTAGGACTGGTAGGCCACCTTCTCCTCCATGCTGGCCAGCTCCTGCTTCAGGTTGGTCATCTCGTTCTGGTGAAGCTCGGTGAGGTCATTGAGCTGCTCCTCTAGCCGCTCGTACCTGGCAGCGGGAGAAACAATGACACCAGTCCCGGCTCCCAAGCCTTCCTTCTGTCCCCAGGATTGGCTCATTCAATCTCTCAGCAAACAATGACTGAACTCACGCAGTGTGTCCAGTCCTGTTCTAACTTTAACCCCACGACAGAAGCCATGATGCATACACTTCCACATGCAGGCACTGAGCTAAGCAATTTGCCCACATCACCACATAAGATCCTCACCACAATCCCATCAGACAGAACTGGGGTCATCCCCATTTGAGAGATAGGAGGACTaaaacagagaggttaaataacctGCCTAGGATTACACAGCTCACACATGGAGGAGTTAAGGAttgacagacttttttttttttttttttttaaagagagagagagagagagagagaatttttaatatatttttttttttttttttagttttcggcggacacaacatctttgttggtatgtggtgctgaggatcgaacccgggccgcacgcatgccaggcgagtgcgctaccgcttgagccacatccccagccccaggattgaCAGACTTTAACCTGGGCTCTGGGTAACAGGGACACCTGCGTGTAGAGGACATGATCCCTGCTCTGAAAGgcacaaaaatatcaaaagatgACTGCTAAGTGGCAGTGGTTGGTTTTTAGATGGGATTCCCTCTCAATTTCCTTCTTCACATATACAGAAGAAAAAGTGCTAACTACAGAAGAGATTCCCTCAAATCCCAGGGAGGAAGTGGCAGGTGCCAGAGACTATAGGCACAGAGCAAAGAGCAAAGCAGGCCAAGGGGAAGGAGTAGGGAGGACCCATACTACTGCTCAATTGCAGGCTGACCTTAGGAGCTTCCACTGGATATTTAAACTTTCTGTGTCACATATTTACACACTTTAAACTTACAATTTGGACATTCAGTGTTTACAGTGATCCTCTGAGGTCAGGATGAACATTATCCTCACTGTGAGGACAGGGAACCCACATGCACAGTGTTGATTGCCTTGCTCAAGGTGCACAGTAAATAAAAGAGCAGGGATTTGAACTTGGGTGGCTGGCTCCAGAGTCCCTCCCGGCGACAGgaccctgcctcagtctcctttcCTGTGCACTAACCCCATAGCAACTCAGGCAGGGATACCTAAAGCATCTTGAGGTAGACAGAATCCCCAGGAGTCTATCTCCCTCCTGCCCTGATCAGTCTGGGGGAAGCTCCTTGGGCCCTTTTTCTGTCCCTCCCAGCAGCCAGGATCCTTCTAGATTCTTCTCCTTCAGCCTACACACCCCGGTTCATGGGGTCCgctgggcagagcagagccgtGCAGACACCTACCTGTAGCGCTCCTCCTGTAGGCACTGGGTCATGTAGGTATAGTCCCTCTGCAGCTGAGTCTTCATGTCCTCCATGGAGTCCTCCAGGTGCGACTGTCCGTCCTTGATCTCCCGCAGCTCCTCTATCAGAGAGTCCAGGTTTCCGGGGGCTCCGTACAGCGTAGTGGACTTGGGGCTTCCCAGCGCgcccccaggccccgccccggaGTTGCTGCCCGCCCCTGCGGAGCTGGCGCTGGCGCTGGAGCACTCGTCATCGCTGCCGTACTTGGGGCTGGACACCAGGGTAGCGCTGCCACTCAGGGCCCGGGACGCCTCCTCTGGGGGCCCGTCTTCCAGGGGGTCCTTCAGGTGGGCAATGTTGTCGGCGCTGCCAAACTTGTTGCGGATGAGGCTGGCGAACTCCCGGGGCTTGGACACCACGGCGCTGTGGGTGGCCTGCGAGAGGCCAGACAGGCTGCCCTTGACGCCCTCCACCACGCCGCCCCCGAAGCCGCTGATGCCCGCGCGCACGTTGGCCCCCACGTCCTTCAGCCCCTGCTGCATGTCCCGCAGCACGTCCTTGGGCTGCCGCGAGGGCCCGTTCTGCTCGATCTCCTTGAGGCGCCGGCGGTAGTGCTCCAGCTTCTTGTGCAGCTGCGCGATGGTCTGGGCCGACTTCTGGTTCTTCTTCTCGAACACCTGCTTGATGCGGGACACCTGCTGCTTGTCCGCGTTGTTGGCCAGCTTCAGGTACTCGGCCACGTTGTCGTCCCGCGCCTCCTGCTCGATCTTGATCTGCTCGGTGATCTTCAAGATCTTCTGATGCAGGTGGTCGATGGCGGCCTTGGTCCGCTGGGGGTCTGGTGCCCCATCTGGCACGTCCAGGCTGATGGGACCATCAGTGTCACCATGGCCGGAGCCGGAGGGAAGGCTCAGGGACACCAGGTCTCCCTTGTCGCCCTAGGGAAGGAGCAAGCAGAGGAAGCAGGGATAAATCACGAGCCCACAGGAGGGGCTGGCAGGATTCTCTCCTGTGGCCATGGAGACCTCTGGAACTTGGTTTCTCTACCTGCCCCAGCACAGGGACCAAGCAGGTGAGACTGGAAAGTTGTGTGGTTGGTTTCTTGGGGATGagatcacccccacccccagaaagCTCCTGCCTTGAGCAGGTCCCCCTCTGAGCTGACCAAAGCTTGCACTCTGGCCCCAAgcctccctgccctcccacctTGTCCTCAGGAACCCAGCAGAGAGCAGGTCACCTGCCCCTGCTGACACTTCTCCCAGACCCCCCCTGTTACCTTCCAGCTCTCTGGAGTCACCAGCAACCTTTTCCGCTTCATGATACCCGGCGTACTCTGCCCTGACCTGTCTCCCAGAACTGGGAGAGAAGCATGCACCCACCCGCCCTGCCAGTCAGGTCCCAGAGGTAACTCACAGGCCAAAGGATGCTGGGAGCAGTCTGGGGTCTGAGGGTACCTGTCGCTCAGCTGCCCCTCCTCCTCACCAGGCAGGCGAGCTTCCCCAGCACATTAGGGTGGCACAGAATTTGGAGAGGCAAAGTAGAGGGACTGAGAAAGGATGAGGGGGaggacagaaaagaaggaaagatcacaggagataggaaagacagaatgccAGGCTGGATGTGCAGGCAGGCCTGGAGCGGGTGCTCAGGGACTGCTGCCCCCAGGCCTCCTGGACCATCTCTGTCCACAGCAGAGCCCGAGCGCCTTATCACCATGAAACAGAAGCAGCAGGAAACGACTCAACCCCATATATTTTTACACATAGCACATCCCAAGTAAGACCGGGTCAGATCATTAGGGGGACAGGGGTGGGTGACTCTTTGTGGAGGAAGGAGTTAAACACAAAGAAAGTGGCCCAGTCACATGCACTGGGACCGGAAACAGTCCTTGCCAACTACAGGCATAAGTCACTTGCTCCATATCTGCCAAGACGCAAAGTTATTGGAAAACACTATTGAAAACAATAGCTCTGCAAAACCCAGGAGCCACGGGAGGGTGGCTTCCCTGTGGGCTTCCTCTGGGGCTTTTGTAGGTCACAGGTTCTCCAAGGATAATGACAACAAGGACCGTCCCCTTCCCAATCTCTCCTGAAGTCAGGAATTTCCCCTTGGTTTGCTTTGGGTCTCTGTTCATGTCCTCTGGCCCTCCTGCCAGGTGTCTGCGCCTTCAGGCCTCTGCTCCTCGCAGTGTCTGACCTATCACACCTAAGAGGCCCCCTCCACAGCCTCTCTTCAGTGATATCCCAAGGTCAAACTTGTCTCCCCAGTCTGACTTAAAAACCCATGCTCCGGATGGCTCCCTGTGGTGATGGCAAACTGCTCATCTCAATTTTCCTGACCCTCAATATTCTTGCCTGTAAAATGGGCAAAATCATATCCACTCTTAGGGATgaggattgtgactcagtggtagggcgcttgcctagcacccgtgaggcactgagttcgatcctcagcaccacataaaaataaaataaaggtattgtgtctacctgcaactaaatatatatatatatatatatatatatatatatatatatatttaaaaaatatactctcAAGTCTTCTGGAGGGTTACCCATAGTTCACTGCATATAGGTAACCCCATGTACAGATTTTGtgccaatgttttttttttcaaaaacaaaaaacgtgTGACCAATAtgtgaaacttttttaaaaatacctttattttatttatttttatctggtgctgagaactgaacccagtgcctaggcaaacattctaccactgagccacaaccccagtcctatgtgaagcttttaaaaaaatggtactaatattgcttaaaattattattagtaaATGTCTTTGGTGCAATATTAGGATGCATAGAATACCCAAAACCAAATATTAATGCAGTGGTGATGCTGTTGTAGTGAAATACAGTAGAGATGATGTCCTGCAGCACTTAGCAAAGTGTAGAACACACAGAAGGCACTCATGAAAGGCTGAGTCTGGATCTAGGCAGTATAAGCCTTTTGTAtcctgatatgtgtgtgtgtgggtgcctGTGgcctaaatttatttaaaagattatacCAATAAACTTATTCAAGTATTGACAAAATTAAGTTCTGTTTATTGTtcggtgttgaggattgaatccagggcctcctgtacactagacaagagctctaccgTTGAACTACAGCCCTGCCTCCAAAATACAGTTCTTTATTAAACATGTGGCCTTGATTACTAAAGAACTTGGCCTTGTCCTAATTACAGATGCCCAaacctcttcctcccttcctgggGAAAAGACTCTCCAGTAAACaggtttcatttttgttgtttttgtttttgttttttgtaccagggattgaacccaggggtgcttaaccatgagccacatccccagccctttttttatgttttatttagagacagggtctcactaagttgctaggcccttgctaagttgctgaggccagctttgaactcgtgatcctcctgccttaggctccccagccactggaatgacaggcatgtaccactgtgcctggcctccagGAAACAGGTTTTTAATCTGGCTGCATTATGGCCATTTGCTCTGTAACTGGAAAGGGAACAGACTTGATCCACCTCCTGATGAGAAATGGATGCAAAAGTGCTATGGAAAAGGAAGGTGCCCGAGGACTCCATCCAAGTGGAAAAGAGCAAATCCCTCCCTGGCAGCTTGGCTCTTTCCTCCTTCCGTTTGGCATCTGTCTggcttaaaaatgaaaagcagagtTAAAGCTGGCTGTGGAATCCCCACGAATGAGAAGACGCTGCTGGGGCCTGGTGGTGGGGTGGCCTGGGGCTAGGGTTCTGTTCCCCTCGCCCATACCTCATCTCTACCCATTGGTCCAGACTGGAGCCTGGGGTCCTGCCCTGCCACAGGACATCAGCTTTTTCTTGTCCCTTCTTCCTGGAGACCCCCTTGGTGACACAGGATCTACCATGATGTTGGTTTGGACATCAGAGGATAGCCCCACTGTGCTTTCTCTGGGGGAGGATTCTTAGCATCTTTTCCCTTTGTCCCTTCAATCCCTgagctcttctctttcctttggatGACTGTTCTACATGCCTTGACCAAAGAATAAAGATAACAACAATTCCTGCCACTGCTCTCCAAGGGCTCATGAGCCCCCAAGTGCTTTACACAGATGAATTATGTGTAAAGCCAGAAGGCAGCAATACAGTCATTCCCATTCTACAGTAGAGGAACTGAGGCCCACAGATGCTGAGGACCTTGCCCAGGACTTCACTAGTGAGCAAAGGTCTAGGATTCCAATCTTGTCCTGCTCCAAGCCTGACCCCACCTTGGAGACCTGGTTAGCTCTGCAGCTCTAGGCATCTTCGCCCCAGCTGTCCCACACAGGGAGACTGGTCCTCTACCAGTGATCCTCAGCCAAGACCTGGCCTCACCCTGGAGCATTTAAACTGTTGGCTTTTTATCCCTAAGTGAGCAAAGAAAGGCGTTTCCTCCCAACCCATCCTGCCTGAGATCTCCGTGACCAGGTACAAATGCTTGGAATTATCCAGAGTGGCTGCAGCATGTGACATCACCTCTGAGACTTCACTGTGACCTCTCCGGCTTCCCTCATGGGTGCCAATGCCTCATCTTGCTGGGCTCCATAGGAATTTCACTCACCCACCCCAGCACCGGGCCCCCTCTAGAGCTTAGGTAAGACTGTGAGCACTTGGGTGAGATGAGAGGGAGAgatgaagggtgtgtgtgtgtggtggggaccccagggacaTCTTGTGGGAAATACTGAGATCCTCTTGTGGTTTTTGCTCTCAACACTGGAACACCCCAGCTACCACTTAGATCTGAATGGCCTTCCTTGGAGAATGCCCTGGCCAATTGGCGATGGAGAGATAGCCTTTTCCATCTTCAGTCAGTCCTTCAATCTGTCTGACCACCAGGGCTCCTGACTCAGAGACTGCTCACCTTGCTTCTGGCCTGGATCCAGCCACAGGAAAGTACCTCAGGGCTGCTCTTGTCACTAGTCTCCTCCTTAGACCCCCACAGTCCCCACACTTCCCATCAAGGGGGCAGGAAGAGACCCACAAATGAAGGCAGAGCTCACCTGGAGCCTCAGTCTGGACTGAGAGGCTGCTCAGATGGAGACACCTGGCCTCCTCTGGTGCAGACCCTACGTGTACCTCAGCTCTGCTCTCCCTCCGCACATACAAGGTTCTTCTAGGGTTCGCAGGACAAGGAACGTCCTGCACACCAACAGGAAATACCAGACATCCCCCCACCTCTCCGCTCCGGGGTCTCTGATGGTGATTCTACCCCTGAGGAGACCCCTGGTCCTCCAAGGCCCCTGACAGGCTGCGCTGTCTGGTGATACATGGAAAAGCAGAACTGAACCTGGCGGTGGGACCCTGTGAAGAAGAGGACAGCAGACACTCCCAGGACGGCTGGGCCAGAGGGGCACTGGGTCCTGGTCCCCTTGTGGCCTCCTTTTTTAGACTGTCAGGCCATCTGGGAGTCCTGCAGCAAGATACCAACTCCTCTCTGCTCCTCTATGGAGATTTTGGGTGCCTGGGCTGTCTCCAGTCACAGAGCATCTGCACTTGGCTCTGCTGCCCAAGGAGGAAGGTGACATGTGTGAGGAATGTGGGCATTAGGCTCTGCCTTCTCCACGCACATGTGCCACGCAACAGGGGCACAGAGTGACCATGGCAAAGAGCACAGAAGAACTGGCAGACAGACAGGCAGAGGTTCAGAGAAAGATTCTGCTTTaacaaagggaagaaaattgGACGACAAGATGAGAAGCCTGTTGAGAAGATGGAACAGGGGAATATGAAGAGGGGAGAGGCTTCCAGAGAAGAACAGCAACAGGACAGCGAATGGGCAGAGCAGGGCAATGGGAAAGTCCCAAATCTGCATTTGACATTGACTTAGACCCCTGCCTCTGTCTGTGTGCCCTTCTGAGACTCCTTTTCCTATCTGAAAGCAGGGACAGTAATCCTGCCTTCCTCACAGGAGTATCAGGAGAATGAAAGGAGACACGGAGTAAAGGGTGGACACAGGTGCCCCAAAGCAAACACAAAGCCAGTCACTGCGCACCCATTAAAATGGcaatgatgaattttttaaagtcaatgtGTTGGTGAGCATGTGCAGAAATTGGAATCCTCCTGCATTGCTAGTAGGAATGGCAATGCAGGAGGAGCCACCACACTGTGACAAGCAGTGTGGTGGCTCCTCAAAAACTTAAACAGAATAatcatgtgacccagcaattccactgccAGGTATAGAGCCCAAAGAACTGGGAATGGGTATTCAAGCAAATATGTGTATACAAGGTTCACAGCATCCCTCTTTCCAAGAGCCAAAGGGTGGATGCAACTCAAGATGGTCATTTTAAACCAAAGAATGGGTCCacacaggggttggggttgtggtccagaggtagagcacttgcctagcatgcgtgaggcactaagttcgatccccagcaccatataaaaataaaacaaaggtgttgtgttcatctacaactaaaatgtgtgtgtgtgtgtgtgtgtgtgtgtgtgtatgaatgaatGGGTCCACACAATGTGATGTCCTTCATGATGggatattatttggccataaaaggGAATAAAGTTATGATAATGCTAGAAAATGGTCAAATCTTGAAAACAGTGTGCTAAGTGAGAGAAGTCACACATAAAAGGCTGCATATCGAATGATCCCAGTATAGGAAATTTCTAGAGCAGTGAAATCTCTAGAGCAGTGAAATCCCCAGAGATAGCAGGTGAGCGGGTTGCTAGGGACTGGGGAGTGGGAGGAATGCATTGAGTACCTAATGGGGACAGGGTTTCCTTGGGGATGTTGAATGTGTTCTGGAACTAGAAGGAAGTGACGGTTGCACCACATGGTGTGGAAGGCCACGTCCTCCAATGGTCTGGGCTGAGCCCCAAACCAGTGCCCCATTTCACAGCAGGTCTGCAGGAGGGTATCTGGGTCTTCCTTTCACTATCTCATGTTTAAGAGAGCAGAAGCTCTTCCCAGAGCACCCCTATCCTGGGCTAGGTGTCTAGAAAGAGGAGTGACACAGATTCCTCAAGCCCAGTCATCTGCGGGTGGAAGCTCCCAGGGCCCCCAGCCTGGAGTAGGGGACGGGGGCTACCCAGGAGTGCTGTTCCTCTCTCCAAGTGGCTGCAGAGCCTCACTTAGCTCAGGCCAACACATTTTCTGAACATGCACAATTGCCAGCACCACATCTGGAGTCCTGTCCCCTCATCCCATTTCCTATTTGAGATTGTCATTCTGCAGGTACTGACCCCTGCTAACTCCTTGTGAACAGGCTGGGGAGGATTTAAGAAGAGAACTGGCAGGAAGATTATGCTTTTCCTAAGATTCCTGCCTAAGCCAGGCACTTGGGGAGGACAGGTCCTGCCTCTGCTGGAAGGAGGCGGGAGGCACCAGCAGGGCTGGAGCCATAGACCTCATTGGATATAAAGACAGAGATCCAAGAAGTGCTGGCGAGGGTTCTTCTGTTGAGTATCTAAGGGCCAACTTTCTCTATCCCCTTCCTGGCTCTGATGAGGCCTACCCACAAATCCTGGGACATCCCCTGCCCTCAGTAGCACCACAAACTCACTCCCTGCCCCCTTCCAGCAACACTAAGCAAAGCTG
The sequence above is drawn from the Urocitellus parryii isolate mUroPar1 chromosome 9, mUroPar1.hap1, whole genome shotgun sequence genome and encodes:
- the Tmcc2 gene encoding transmembrane and coiled-coil domains protein 2 isoform X1, which produces MKRCKSDELQQQPGEEDGAGLEDAACHLPGAELRPGEAMGANSAGGPTSDAGAAAAAPNPGPRTKPPDLKKIQQLSEGSMFGHGLKHLFHSRRRSREREHQASQDSQQQPPQQGMSDHDSPDEKERSPEMHRVSYAMSLHDLPARPTAFNRVLQQIRSRPSIKRGASLHSSGGGGSGGGSSRRTKSSSLEPQRGSPHLLRKAPQDSSLAAILHQHQCRPRSSSTTDTALLLADGSNVYLLAEEAEGIGDKGDKGDLVSLSLPSGSGHGDTDGPISLDVPDGAPDPQRTKAAIDHLHQKILKITEQIKIEQEARDDNVAEYLKLANNADKQQVSRIKQVFEKKNQKSAQTIAQLHKKLEHYRRRLKEIEQNGPSRQPKDVLRDMQQGLKDVGANVRAGISGFGGGVVEGVKGSLSGLSQATHSAVVSKPREFASLIRNKFGSADNIAHLKDPLEDGPPEEASRALSGSATLVSSPKYGSDDECSSASASSAGAGSNSGAGPGGALGSPKSTTLYGAPGNLDSLIEELREIKDGQSHLEDSMEDMKTQLQRDYTYMTQCLQEERYRYERLEEQLNDLTELHQNEMTNLKQELASMEEKVAYQSYERARDIQEAVESCLTRVTKLELQQQQQQVVQLEGVENANARALLGKFINVILALMAVLLVFVSTVANFITPLMKTRLRITSTALLVLLLFLLWKHWDSLTYLLEHVLLPS
- the Tmcc2 gene encoding transmembrane and coiled-coil domains protein 2 isoform X2; translated protein: MFGHGLKHLFHSRRRSREREHQASQDSQQQPPQQGMSDHDSPDEKERSPEMHRVSYAMSLHDLPARPTAFNRVLQQIRSRPSIKRGASLHSSGGGGSGGGSSRRTKSSSLEPQRGSPHLLRKAPQDSSLAAILHQHQCRPRSSSTTDTALLLADGSNVYLLAEEAEGIGDKGDKGDLVSLSLPSGSGHGDTDGPISLDVPDGAPDPQRTKAAIDHLHQKILKITEQIKIEQEARDDNVAEYLKLANNADKQQVSRIKQVFEKKNQKSAQTIAQLHKKLEHYRRRLKEIEQNGPSRQPKDVLRDMQQGLKDVGANVRAGISGFGGGVVEGVKGSLSGLSQATHSAVVSKPREFASLIRNKFGSADNIAHLKDPLEDGPPEEASRALSGSATLVSSPKYGSDDECSSASASSAGAGSNSGAGPGGALGSPKSTTLYGAPGNLDSLIEELREIKDGQSHLEDSMEDMKTQLQRDYTYMTQCLQEERYRYERLEEQLNDLTELHQNEMTNLKQELASMEEKVAYQSYERARDIQEAVESCLTRVTKLELQQQQQQVVQLEGVENANARALLGKFINVILALMAVLLVFVSTVANFITPLMKTRLRITSTALLVLLLFLLWKHWDSLTYLLEHVLLPS